One genomic window of Solanum stenotomum isolate F172 chromosome 9, ASM1918654v1, whole genome shotgun sequence includes the following:
- the LOC125876853 gene encoding transcription factor MYB97-like encodes MAPDDRGMRNGGGTRQALKKGPWTAGEDAILMDYVKKHGEGNWNAVQRNSGLMRCGKSCRLRWANHLRPHLKKGAFTPEEERIIIDLHAKLGNKWARMAAQLPGRTDNEIKNYWNTRLKRRQRAGLPIYPQELQLQNQQENNQPQSLISSPFDHPQRATYNNPPPLSLLNVFNPSTMRPSITHQFPLSSNTIFRDPPKGLPLTILPSSLRNSPFLSSMPNNNFGHTLSNIIPMSSFQQNYPNFSLTTRPFMGIPSNQNELMSGIGINSINYPSRPSLMTASSSENTCSDFGSSDANNYANVGLSQGNSGLLEDLLKGAQNLSRSTKNEENNNNLDLNGKGKSLWQDYGLVGNHQDEAILTEESVYSFAHGGDVNMNNSSESSSTDPNASSGIFLRKEGSLQGINQVDEHIMCLLNNYPLDQEPVPNWYDESDDKKINSKIGADDHKAESLGEDSSKSQVAITTTSGPKQHDWELGGCCWNNMPPFC; translated from the exons ATGGCCCCCGATGATAGAGGAATGAGGAACGGGGGAGGAACCAGACAAGCGCTAAAAAAAGGGCCATGGACAGCAGGAGAGGACGCAATTTTGATGGATTATGTTAAGAAACATGGAGAAGGGAATTGGAACGCGGTTCAAAGGAATTCAGGATTGATGAGATGTGGAAAAAGTTGTAGGTTAAGATGGGCTAATCATCTTAGACCTCATCTTAAGAAAGGCGCGTTTACTCCTGAGGAAGAAAGGATTATTATCGACCTTCATGCTAAACTTGGCAACAAATGGGCTCGCATGGCTGCTCAG CTACCTGGAAGGACTGATAATGAGATAAAAAATTACTGGAACACGAGGCTAAAGAGAAGACAAAGAGCTGGTTTGCCTATATACCCTCAAGAATTACAATTACAAAACCAACAAGAAAACAATCAACCCCAAAGCCTTATTTCTTCACCATTTGATCATCCCCAAAGAGCAACTTATAACAATCCTCCCCCTCTTTCCCTTTTGAATGTTTTCAATCCTTCAACCATGAGACCCTCTATTACACATCAATTCCCCCTTAGTAGTAACACCATTTTTCGCGATCCTCCTAAAGGCCTTCCCTTGACAATATTACCGTCTTCTTTGAGAAATTCACCTTTTTTGTCATCTATGCCTAACAATAATTTCGGTCATACTTTGTCCAATATAATACCAATGTCGTCATTTCAACAAAACTATCCGAATTTTAGCTTAACAACAAGGCCATTTATGGGGATTCCTTCGAACCAAAATGAATTAATGTCTGGTATAGGTATTAATTCTATTAATTACCCCTCACGGCCATCATTAATGACTGCATCGTCTTCTGAGAATACATGTAGTGATTTTGGTTCTAGTGATGCTAATAATTATGCGAATGTTGGATTATCGCAAGGAAATAGTGGATTATTAGAGGATTTATTGAAGGGGGCTCAAAATTTATCTCGATCTACGAAAAATGAagagaataataataatcttgatTTAAATGGAAAAGGGAAATCATTATGGCAAGACTATGGTTTAGTGGGAAATCATCAAGATGAAGCCATTTTAACTGAAGAATCAGTTTACAGCTTTGCTCATGGTGGTGATGTCAACATGAACAACTCCTCTGAAAGCTCCAGCACTGATCCCAACGCATCTTCAg GGATATTCTTGAGAAAGGAAGGTTCATTACAAGGAATTAATCAAGTGGATGAGCATATAATGTGTCTTCTTAATAATTATCCTCTAGATCAAGAACCAGTTCCAAATTGGTATGATGAAAGtgatgacaaaaaaattaattcaaaaattggTGCTGATGATCACAAAGCTGAAAGTTTGGGTGAAGATTCTTCCAAGTCACAAGTGgcaataacaacaacatcagGGCCAAAACAGCATGATTGGGAACTTGGAGGGTGTTGTTGGAACAATATGCCTCCTTTTTGTTAG
- the LOC125876221 gene encoding elongation factor 1-delta-like, translating into MARDVLSIPVSTVASESAFSTGGRILDSYQSSISPKTVEAFICTQQWIQSPSKEWKRDGYRNTYLSTKYVSNSCRIKAILVDMFDLFGEETEEEKKAAEERAAALKASGKKKESGKSLVVMDVKPWDDEIDMKKLEEAVRSVHMEGLTFGASKLVSAGYGIKKLQIMLTIVDDLVSVDDLIENYLTVEPINEYVQICDIVAFNKIRFLLF; encoded by the exons ATGGCAAGGGATGTTCTTTCTATTCCCGTGTCCACTGTTGCATCTGAATCAGCCTTCAGTACAGGTGGTCGTATTCTTGATTCATATCAGAGTTCTATATCACCAAAGACAGTAGAAGCTTTTATTTGCACTCAACAATGGATacaatcaccttctaaagaatggAAG CGTGATGGGTATCGTAACACATATTTGTCAACCAAATATGTAAGCAATTCTTGTAGAATAAAGGCAATTCTTGTAGATATGT TTGACCTATTTGGTGAGGAAACTGAAGAGGAAAAGAAGGCTGCTGAAGAACGTGCTGCAGCATTGAAGGCTTCAGGGAAGAAGAAAGAATCTGGCAAGTCCTTAGTTGTCATGGATGTCAAGCCATGGGATGATGAGATTGATATGAAAAAGCTTGAAGAAGCAGTTCGTAGTGTTCATATGGAAGGATTGACTTTTGGAGCATCTAAACTTGTTTCTGCTGGATATGGTATAAAGAAGCTGCAAATTATGCTTACCATTGTGGATGATTTGGTCTCCGTGGATGATCTCATCGAGAATTATCTAACGGTTGAACCTATCAATGAGTATGTGCAGATCTGTGATATTGTTGCTTTCAACAAAATACGATTTCTGCTATTCTGA